DNA from Candidatus Aminicenantes bacterium:
GACAATTCGCCCGCATTATCGACCAGGAAGAGTTCCGCACCCGCCTGGTGTTGGATTTCTTGAAAGACAACGATTTCGATACCAGCATACTCACGGCGGTAGTCGGCCGCGGCGGCCTGCTTCCTCCCCTGGAGTCCGGCACCTACCGCGTAAACGACGAAATGGTGAAGTACCTGCGCGAGTCCAACTGGGAGCATGCCTCCAATCTCGGCGCATTGATTGCCCTTGACATTGCCCGCCCCGCCGATATCCCGGCGTTTATCGTAGACCCTGTGGTGGTGGATGAGATGCAGGACCTGGCCCGAGTAACCGGTGTTCCGGAAATCAAACGGGTCAGCATTCTGCACGCACTCAACCAGAAGGCCGCGGCCCGCGAAGCCGCCCGTAAGTTGGGAAAATCCTATATCGAGTGCAACCTGGTGGTGGCGCATATGGGCGGAGGTATTTCCGTCGGCGCCCATCAACGGGGACGCATTGTGGATGTCAATAACGCCCTGAACGGTGACGGTCCGTTCAGCCCGGAACGGGCGGGATCCGTACCGACCTGGCCCCTGATTGAATGGGTTCTTTCCGGAAAGTATTCCAGGGACGAGCTCAAAAAACGCATTACCGGCAAGGGCGGTGTAGTTGCCCACCTGGGCACCAACGACATGCGCGAAGTCGAGCGCCGGGTGAATCAGGGAGATGAAAAGGCCGAATTTATCCTGCGGGCGATGGCCTACACCTTGGCCAAAGAGATCGGTGCCATGGCCACGGTCATGAGCGGCCGGGTGGACGCGGTCGTCATGACCGGTGGAATCGCTTTTGACAAGCGCTTTGTGGAATGGATCCGTGAACGCACGGATTTTCTGGCTCCCACCATCGTTTTGCCCGGCGAGGACGAGATGCGCTCCCTGGCTTTGGGAGGGCTGCGGGTGTTAAATGGAGAAGAAGCGGCGCGGGACTGGACATTGTAGTCCCGTTAATATGATCACGAATACAGACGGAATCGAGCATTCAGGAGATAAATCATGAAACCCATTCGAACCCTTGAAGAAATGGAGGTTCTGGTTAAAGCCAAAGAGACGCCAACCGTGGTCGTAGCTTATGCCCAGGAAGAAGACGTTTTGAAAGCCGTTGATCGCGCAGTGAGTGAAAACATCGTGAAAGCAGTGCTGGTAGGGGATGAACCCCTGATTCGCGACATGTGTAAAAATCTGGATATCGACGCGGATTCTTTTGATATCGTACACGAAGTGGATGAAAGGAAGAGCGGCCTGGTGTCGGTACAGTTGATCCTGGACGGCAAGGCCGATTTTCTCATGAAAGGCCTGATCTCCACGCCCTATTTCCTCAAGGCCATTCTGAACAAGGATTTCAACCTGGTGAAGAAGGGAGCGGTTCTGTCTCACACCACGGTGCTGGAAATGCCCGCTTACGACAAGCTGCTCATTGTTTCCGATGTGGCCATGATTCCCGATCCGGATTTAAATCAGAAAGTGGCCATGATCAATTACAATGTCAAGGTGATCGCCGCCCGGCTGGGGATTGAAAATCCGCGCGTGGCCATTGTGACGGCGAACGAGAAAGTCAGTGAAAAAATGCCCGCGACCATCGATGCCGCCCTGCTTGCCAAAATGAACGACCGCGGCCAGATCAAGGGTTGCCGCATAGACGGCCCCCTGGCCATGGATGTGGCCATTTCACAGCGGGCCTGCAAGATCAAGAAACTGGAATCCAAAGTGGATGGGCAGGCTGACATCCTGATTTTCCCCAACATTGAAACCGGCAACGTATTCTATAAGACCTGCACCTACTTTGCGGATGCCAAACTCGCCGCCATTGTGACCGGGGCGCCTTTCCCCGCAGTGCTGGTCTCCCGCGCGGACGACGACGATTCCAAGTACTATTCCATCGTCCTCGCCGCCGCCCTCATCTAACTGGGGACGGTGCTTGTTTTTATGTAAATACGGATTTTTGGATAATGAAAGTTGAAAAGTTGGGTTCTCTTCCATTTTGTGTGGGTTTGGGGGTTATGCATATTTGAAAAAATGATAAGGCTGCATGAGAGTACCCTTTCGGGCACAAATACCCAGAGGGCACAGGTCACCGCTCACCACTTCGG
Protein-coding regions in this window:
- a CDS encoding phosphate butyryltransferase — translated: MKPIRTLEEMEVLVKAKETPTVVVAYAQEEDVLKAVDRAVSENIVKAVLVGDEPLIRDMCKNLDIDADSFDIVHEVDERKSGLVSVQLILDGKADFLMKGLISTPYFLKAILNKDFNLVKKGAVLSHTTVLEMPAYDKLLIVSDVAMIPDPDLNQKVAMINYNVKVIAARLGIENPRVAIVTANEKVSEKMPATIDAALLAKMNDRGQIKGCRIDGPLAMDVAISQRACKIKKLESKVDGQADILIFPNIETGNVFYKTCTYFADAKLAAIVTGAPFPAVLVSRADDDDSKYYSIVLAAALI
- the buk gene encoding butyrate kinase; amino-acid sequence: MKQEIILAINPGSTSTKLAVFKDDQQLFDAGLSHSATELGQFARIIDQEEFRTRLVLDFLKDNDFDTSILTAVVGRGGLLPPLESGTYRVNDEMVKYLRESNWEHASNLGALIALDIARPADIPAFIVDPVVVDEMQDLARVTGVPEIKRVSILHALNQKAAAREAARKLGKSYIECNLVVAHMGGGISVGAHQRGRIVDVNNALNGDGPFSPERAGSVPTWPLIEWVLSGKYSRDELKKRITGKGGVVAHLGTNDMREVERRVNQGDEKAEFILRAMAYTLAKEIGAMATVMSGRVDAVVMTGGIAFDKRFVEWIRERTDFLAPTIVLPGEDEMRSLALGGLRVLNGEEAARDWTL